A genomic window from Streptomyces broussonetiae includes:
- a CDS encoding calcium-binding protein: MRIRASVAVVGGALALSALAVPAAQADGSQGDTRITRVVVDGDNKVSIGTSGAPTVEVSVTATDNSGIKGAEEFALSGPDSGFFQTVKPTCTAVNATTSTCTASVKIDPKVDYLTNKSAGTWYVDAWIDAKDGDFVWKEKAGSFWFQRASRLSVNATPEPVKKGRTVTVTGALTRADWESLKYGGYGSQSVQLQFRKKGSSTYTTLKTVKADSRGNLKTTTTATVDGYYRYSFAGNSATAAVSAAGDYVDVQ; the protein is encoded by the coding sequence ATGCGTATTCGCGCCTCTGTCGCCGTCGTCGGCGGCGCTCTGGCCCTGTCCGCCCTCGCCGTGCCGGCCGCCCAGGCCGACGGCAGCCAGGGCGACACCAGGATCACCAGGGTGGTCGTGGACGGCGACAACAAGGTGTCCATCGGGACCTCGGGTGCGCCGACCGTCGAGGTCAGCGTGACCGCTACGGACAACTCGGGCATCAAGGGTGCCGAGGAGTTCGCGCTCTCCGGCCCGGACAGCGGCTTCTTCCAGACCGTCAAGCCGACCTGCACCGCGGTCAACGCCACCACCTCCACCTGCACCGCCTCGGTGAAGATCGACCCGAAGGTCGACTACCTCACGAACAAGAGCGCCGGCACCTGGTACGTGGACGCGTGGATCGACGCCAAGGACGGCGACTTCGTCTGGAAGGAGAAGGCCGGCTCCTTCTGGTTCCAGCGCGCCTCCAGGCTGTCGGTCAACGCCACTCCGGAGCCGGTGAAGAAGGGCCGGACCGTCACCGTCACCGGTGCCCTCACCCGCGCCGACTGGGAGTCGCTCAAGTACGGCGGCTACGGCTCGCAGTCCGTGCAGCTGCAGTTCCGCAAGAAGGGCAGCAGCACGTACACCACGCTCAAGACGGTCAAGGCGGACTCCAGGGGCAACCTGAAGACCACCACCACGGCCACGGTCGACGGCTACTACCGCTACTCCTTCGCCGGCAACTCCGCCACCGCCGCGGTCAGTGCCGCCGGTGACTACGTCGACGTGCAGTAG
- a CDS encoding sacsin N-terminal ATP-binding-like domain-containing protein, giving the protein MTSKFVRPAAEGADPFGTARLRRGVLDAWATSPARFREDANAEEDLVLGGYRDRLVVELAQNAADAAARANTPGRLRLTLRDGVLVAANTGAPLDAAGAESLSTLRASAKRDTVGTQGAQGAVGRFGVGFAAVLAVTDEPAIVGRHGGVRWSLAEARELAADTARHSPGLGDEVRRRDGHVPLLRLPFAAEGTAPESYDTAVILPLRDTAAADLAERLLDAVDDALLLALPGLEEVVVETDGETARVLRRRSDGAVTVVEDSRAGTTRWRTVLAHGPLTPDLLADRPVEERLRPHWSVTWAVPEDEAGRPVRPRTASVVHAPTPSDEPLGVPALLIASFPLDTTRRHAAPGPLTDFLVQRAADAYTELLAAWRPVTDGIIDLVPGPLGRGELDGALRQAVLERLPRTAFLPPAVAPEAGDDELPDVLRPRDAELVEGAGAATVRVLAEVLPTLLPAGLERRAELRGLGVARLSLADAVDRLAGLERDPDWWWRLYDSLAGVDPDRLSGLPVPLADGRTTIGPRQVLLPTPDAARIDADVLGRLGLKVAHEDAAHPLLEKLGALPATARAVLTTPQVRAAVAASLDEEGALGWEEDAPDAEELADTVLALVRDAGLEPGDEPWLGALALPDEDGELAPAGELVLPGSHLARVIREGELAAVDHELAERWGEQPLTACGVLANFALVRAADVVLDPDELEPREGDFAEPDDAGLLDAVDVWCEDILDRFPDSPVPPVATELIAVRDLDLVDDDHWPEALALLARPPLRDALTQPVRILLPDGTHEVVRPYTAWWLRGHPVLDGRRPAGLLAAGGDRLLRGLYDEADATGFEDEQVLRALGVRTSVAALLDEPGGAAELLDRLADPDRPVTSAQLHGLYGALAELDPEQVTLPDELRAVADGRVEVVDATEAVVVDSPDLLPFTSGVPLLPVRPARAAELAELFQVRRLSESVTGEVHSEGTEHDVPESVRVLLGPRTPETYVEHEELVVDGVEIDWRLTDDGVLHAATLEGVAAGLAWAAGQWPRRFEVAALLEDPSRTEELARDRWFD; this is encoded by the coding sequence GTGACCAGCAAGTTCGTGCGGCCGGCGGCCGAGGGCGCCGACCCCTTCGGCACCGCTCGGCTGCGGCGCGGTGTGCTCGACGCCTGGGCCACCAGCCCCGCCCGGTTCCGGGAGGACGCCAACGCCGAGGAGGACCTGGTCCTCGGCGGCTACCGGGACCGGCTCGTCGTCGAGTTGGCCCAGAACGCCGCCGACGCCGCCGCGCGTGCGAACACCCCCGGGCGGCTGCGGCTCACCCTGCGCGACGGCGTGCTCGTGGCCGCCAACACCGGTGCTCCGCTGGACGCGGCCGGTGCCGAGTCGCTCTCCACGCTGCGCGCCTCCGCCAAGCGCGACACCGTGGGAACCCAGGGCGCCCAGGGAGCCGTCGGGCGGTTCGGCGTAGGGTTCGCCGCCGTACTCGCCGTCACCGACGAGCCCGCGATCGTGGGCCGGCACGGGGGCGTGCGGTGGTCGCTCGCCGAGGCGCGGGAGCTGGCCGCGGACACCGCCCGGCACAGCCCCGGGCTGGGGGACGAGGTCCGGCGGCGGGACGGGCATGTGCCCCTGCTCCGGCTGCCCTTCGCCGCTGAGGGCACCGCCCCGGAGTCGTACGACACCGCCGTCATCCTGCCCCTGCGCGACACGGCCGCCGCCGACCTCGCCGAGCGGCTCCTGGACGCCGTGGACGACGCCCTGCTCCTCGCCCTTCCCGGGCTCGAGGAGGTCGTCGTCGAGACCGACGGCGAGACCGCGCGCGTCCTTCGCCGGCGCAGCGACGGTGCCGTCACCGTCGTGGAGGACTCCCGGGCCGGTACCACCCGGTGGCGCACCGTCCTTGCGCACGGGCCGCTCACCCCCGACCTGCTCGCCGACCGGCCCGTGGAGGAGCGGCTGCGGCCCCACTGGTCCGTCACCTGGGCCGTGCCCGAGGACGAGGCCGGGCGGCCGGTACGGCCCCGGACCGCGTCCGTCGTGCACGCGCCCACCCCCAGCGACGAGCCCCTCGGCGTCCCGGCGCTGCTCATCGCCTCCTTCCCCCTCGACACCACCCGCCGGCACGCGGCCCCCGGCCCCCTCACCGACTTCCTGGTGCAGCGCGCGGCCGACGCCTACACCGAACTCCTCGCCGCATGGCGGCCGGTGACGGACGGAATCATCGACCTCGTGCCCGGGCCGCTGGGCAGGGGCGAGCTGGACGGCGCGCTGCGCCAGGCCGTGCTCGAGCGGCTGCCGCGCACCGCCTTCCTGCCCCCGGCCGTTGCGCCGGAGGCGGGTGACGACGAGCTTCCCGACGTTCTGCGGCCCCGGGACGCGGAGCTGGTGGAGGGTGCCGGGGCCGCGACCGTCCGGGTGCTCGCCGAGGTGCTGCCCACCCTGCTGCCCGCCGGGCTCGAGCGCCGCGCCGAACTGCGCGGCCTCGGCGTCGCCCGGCTCTCGCTCGCCGACGCCGTCGACCGGCTCGCCGGGCTGGAGAGGGACCCCGACTGGTGGTGGCGGCTCTACGACAGCCTCGCCGGGGTCGATCCGGACCGGCTCTCCGGTCTTCCCGTGCCGCTCGCGGACGGCCGGACCACCATTGGGCCCCGGCAGGTGCTGCTGCCCACCCCGGACGCCGCCCGCATCGACGCGGACGTGCTCGGCCGGCTCGGGTTGAAGGTCGCCCACGAAGACGCCGCGCACCCGCTGCTGGAGAAGCTGGGCGCACTGCCCGCCACCGCGCGCGCGGTGCTCACCACCCCGCAGGTGCGGGCCGCCGTCGCGGCCTCCCTGGACGAGGAGGGCGCACTGGGCTGGGAGGAGGACGCGCCGGACGCGGAGGAGCTGGCCGACACGGTCCTCGCACTGGTGCGCGACGCCGGGCTCGAGCCCGGGGACGAGCCCTGGCTGGGTGCCCTCGCCCTGCCCGACGAGGACGGGGAGTTGGCCCCGGCGGGCGAGCTGGTCCTTCCCGGCAGCCACCTCGCCCGGGTGATCCGCGAAGGCGAACTGGCCGCGGTGGACCACGAGCTGGCGGAGCGGTGGGGCGAACAGCCGCTGACCGCCTGCGGAGTGCTCGCGAACTTCGCGCTGGTCCGCGCCGCCGACGTCGTCCTCGACCCGGACGAACTGGAGCCCCGGGAGGGCGACTTCGCCGAGCCGGACGACGCCGGGCTGCTCGACGCCGTCGACGTGTGGTGCGAGGACATCCTCGACCGCTTCCCGGACAGCCCCGTACCGCCGGTCGCCACCGAGCTGATCGCCGTCCGTGACCTGGACCTGGTGGACGACGACCACTGGCCCGAGGCGCTCGCCCTGCTGGCCCGGCCGCCGCTGCGGGACGCCCTCACCCAGCCGGTCCGCATCCTGCTGCCCGACGGCACCCACGAGGTCGTACGGCCGTACACGGCATGGTGGCTGCGCGGCCACCCCGTGCTCGACGGGCGCAGGCCCGCGGGCCTGCTCGCGGCCGGCGGCGACCGGCTCCTGCGCGGCCTGTACGACGAGGCCGACGCGACCGGGTTCGAGGACGAGCAGGTGCTGCGCGCCCTCGGGGTGCGGACCTCGGTCGCGGCCCTGCTGGACGAGCCCGGCGGCGCCGCCGAACTGCTGGACCGGCTGGCCGACCCCGACCGGCCGGTCACCTCGGCGCAACTGCACGGACTGTACGGCGCGTTGGCCGAGCTGGACCCCGAACAGGTGACCCTTCCGGACGAGCTGCGGGCCGTGGCCGACGGGCGGGTGGAGGTCGTGGACGCGACCGAGGCGGTCGTGGTCGACTCGCCCGACCTGCTGCCCTTCACCTCCGGGGTGCCGCTGCTGCCGGTCCGGCCGGCCCGGGCCGCCGAACTGGCGGAGCTGTTCCAGGTGCGGCGGCTGAGCGAGTCCGTCACCGGCGAGGTGCACTCCGAGGGGACCGAGCACGACGTACCGGAGTCGGTGCGGGTGCTGCTCGGGCCGCGCACCCCCGAGACGTACGTCGAACACGAGGAACTGGTCGTGGACGGCGTGGAGATCGACTGGCGGCTCACCGACGACGGGGTGCTGCACGCGGCCACCCTGGAAGGGGTCGCGGCCGGTCTGGCGTGGGCGGCCGGCCAGTGGCCGCGCCGGTTCGAGGTGGCCGCGCTGCTGGAGGACCCGTCGCGGACGGAGGAGCTGGCCCGGGACCGCTGGTTCGACTAG
- a CDS encoding DUF3027 domain-containing protein, whose protein sequence is MSAATTRSRTPDRLCAEAVDLARAAAEEAAAPGVVGEHVGLVSEGDRVVTHFFECKELGYRGWRWAVTVARASRAKVVTLDEAVLLPGPDALLAPEWVPWSERLRPGDLGPGDLLPTDQEDLRLEPGYTGEEEPPVNSPLSQELAELAEAEDADVTPGAPAAQPTASSRGSIAAVAEELGLRRARVLSRYGLHVAADRWEEAFGPKTPMAQAAPATCMTCGFLTPIGGSLGQAFGVCANEFSPADGRVVSLAYGCGGHSEAAVMPKPPQPAPPVIDETKVDHFPLRPARDSGSVPETSDEETAELGHS, encoded by the coding sequence GTGAGCGCAGCGACAACGCGAAGCCGCACCCCCGACCGTCTGTGCGCGGAGGCCGTCGACCTCGCCCGCGCCGCCGCCGAGGAGGCCGCCGCACCCGGCGTGGTCGGCGAGCACGTCGGCCTGGTGTCGGAGGGCGACCGTGTTGTCACGCACTTCTTCGAGTGCAAGGAACTGGGCTACCGCGGCTGGCGCTGGGCGGTGACGGTGGCCCGCGCCTCCCGCGCCAAGGTCGTCACCCTCGACGAGGCGGTCCTGCTGCCCGGCCCCGACGCGCTCCTCGCCCCCGAGTGGGTCCCCTGGAGCGAGCGGCTGCGCCCCGGCGACCTGGGCCCCGGCGACCTCCTGCCCACCGACCAGGAGGACCTGCGCCTGGAGCCCGGCTACACGGGCGAGGAGGAGCCGCCGGTGAACTCGCCGCTCTCGCAGGAGCTGGCGGAGCTGGCGGAGGCGGAGGACGCCGACGTCACCCCCGGCGCCCCGGCGGCCCAGCCCACGGCCTCCTCCCGGGGCTCCATCGCCGCCGTCGCCGAGGAACTGGGCTTGCGTCGCGCCCGGGTCCTGTCCCGCTACGGACTGCATGTCGCGGCCGACCGCTGGGAGGAGGCCTTCGGCCCCAAGACCCCGATGGCCCAGGCGGCCCCGGCCACCTGTATGACCTGTGGCTTCCTCACCCCGATCGGCGGCTCGCTGGGCCAGGCCTTCGGCGTCTGTGCCAACGAGTTCTCCCCGGCCGACGGCCGTGTGGTCTCCCTCGCCTACGGCTGCGGCGGCCACTCGGAGGCCGCGGTCATGCCCAAGCCCCCGCAGCCGGCCCCGCCGGTCATCGACGAGACCAAGGTCGACCACTTCCCCCTCCGTCCCGCCCGCGACTCCGGCTCGGTCCCGGAGACGAGCGACGAGGAGACGGCGGAACTGGGCCACTCGTAG
- a CDS encoding MFS transporter encodes MKHVATADRRGVRGGGASRVGGAVRSVGRALHFPVTGTARGIRKATHAQGAGESGLGKLIELHAVNGAGDVMITVALASTVFFSVPTAEARGRVALYLAITMAPFTVLAPVIGPLLDRLPHGRRAAMAAAMLARALLALIISGAVASGSLELYPAALGVLVASKAYGVVRSAVVPRLLPPRFSLVKANSRVTLAGLLATGAAAPIAAGLHKVGDPWPLYGAFVIFVAGTVLSFTLPPKVDSAKGEDVALLAAGAEHLRGPRRKEQAKRPGLRTVGPAVTHALGANAALRCLSGFLIFFLAFLLREHPLTGESAAVSLGIVGVAAGTGNALGTAVGNWLRSRAPEIIIVTVVAVVLGTALVAAVFFGALLVACLAAVAGFAQALAKLALDALIQRDVPEQVRTSAFARSETLLQMAWVFGGAVGIVLPLNGTVGLFIGAAFVAVGWLATLRGLLASARHGGRPRTRVV; translated from the coding sequence ATGAAGCACGTGGCGACCGCGGACAGGCGTGGGGTTCGGGGCGGCGGTGCGAGCCGGGTCGGAGGCGCCGTCCGCTCCGTCGGCCGTGCCCTGCACTTCCCGGTCACCGGTACCGCACGCGGGATCCGCAAGGCCACGCACGCCCAGGGCGCGGGCGAGTCGGGGCTGGGCAAGCTGATCGAGCTGCACGCGGTGAACGGTGCCGGTGACGTGATGATCACCGTGGCGCTCGCCTCCACGGTGTTCTTCTCCGTGCCGACCGCCGAGGCGCGCGGCCGGGTCGCGCTGTACCTCGCCATCACGATGGCGCCCTTCACCGTCCTCGCCCCGGTCATCGGCCCCCTGCTCGACCGGCTGCCGCACGGGCGGCGCGCCGCGATGGCCGCCGCCATGCTGGCCCGGGCCCTGCTCGCGCTGATCATCTCGGGCGCGGTGGCGAGCGGCAGCCTGGAGCTGTATCCCGCCGCGCTGGGCGTGCTGGTGGCGTCGAAGGCGTACGGCGTGGTCAGAAGTGCCGTCGTACCGCGGCTGCTGCCGCCCCGGTTCTCGCTCGTGAAGGCCAACTCCCGGGTCACCCTGGCCGGGCTACTGGCCACCGGGGCCGCCGCGCCGATCGCGGCGGGGCTGCACAAGGTGGGCGATCCATGGCCGCTCTACGGCGCCTTCGTGATCTTCGTCGCGGGCACGGTCCTGTCGTTCACCCTGCCGCCCAAGGTCGACTCGGCCAAGGGCGAGGACGTGGCGCTGCTCGCGGCCGGCGCGGAGCATCTGCGCGGGCCGCGCAGGAAGGAGCAGGCGAAACGGCCGGGGCTGCGGACCGTGGGGCCGGCCGTGACCCACGCGCTCGGCGCCAACGCCGCCCTGCGCTGTCTGTCCGGATTTCTGATCTTCTTCCTCGCCTTCCTGCTCCGCGAGCACCCGCTGACCGGGGAGAGCGCCGCGGTCTCGCTGGGGATAGTCGGTGTCGCCGCGGGGACGGGCAACGCGCTCGGCACGGCCGTGGGGAACTGGCTGAGATCGCGCGCTCCGGAGATCATCATCGTGACCGTCGTCGCGGTGGTGCTCGGTACGGCGCTCGTGGCCGCCGTGTTCTTCGGCGCGTTGCTGGTGGCCTGTCTCGCCGCGGTCGCCGGGTTCGCCCAGGCGCTGGCCAAGCTGGCCCTGGACGCGCTGATCCAGCGGGACGTGCCGGAGCAGGTGCGCACCTCGGCGTTCGCGCGCTCGGAGACCCTGCTCCAGATGGCCTGGGTGTTCGGCGGCGCCGTCGGCATCGTGCTGCCGCTCAACGGCACCGTCGGCCTGTTCATCGGCGCCGCGTTCGTGGCCGTCGGCTGGCTGGCCACCCTCAGGGGACTGCTCGCCTCGGCCCGGCACGGCGGCCGTCCCCGGACCCGCGTGGTCTGA
- a CDS encoding DUF2771 domain-containing protein, protein MTTLQSAVRRRRAVAAAGAVSAGLLLLSACEKPTPVATITVGRSSVNSEALCYNDGNALDANSLAKCAKKVNDVKSITVDTDDTVRFGVDPKIADAGWVILVNGRQFTDSSKKTYRTIPGSAFFNAQYGTQGDTNTVSIQMGTSSPGKGLWSFKLKKAS, encoded by the coding sequence ATGACCACGCTGCAATCCGCTGTGCGACGCCGCCGCGCCGTCGCCGCTGCCGGCGCCGTTTCCGCTGGACTGCTCCTGCTCTCGGCCTGTGAGAAACCGACGCCGGTCGCGACGATCACCGTCGGCCGAAGCTCGGTCAACTCCGAGGCCCTCTGCTACAACGACGGCAACGCGCTGGACGCCAACTCGCTGGCGAAGTGCGCCAAGAAGGTGAACGACGTCAAGTCGATCACGGTGGACACGGACGACACGGTCCGCTTCGGTGTCGACCCGAAGATCGCGGACGCCGGCTGGGTCATCCTGGTGAACGGCCGCCAGTTCACCGACTCCAGCAAGAAGACGTACCGCACGATCCCGGGCAGCGCGTTCTTCAACGCCCAGTACGGCACCCAGGGCGACACCAACACGGTCTCCATCCAGATGGGAACCAGCAGCCCGGGCAAGGGCCTGTGGTCCTTCAAGCTGAAGAAGGCGTCCTGA
- a CDS encoding futalosine hydrolase, which translates to MVLQAEEGVLTTSSPRVLVATAVPAERDAVARAFSGAGTKAGAGTGLEGLTEIRLPGAAVCRAAAGWDLLAAGVGPARAAASAAAALTAAALDGTPYDLVVSAGIGGGFAPHAPVGSLVVADAITVADLGAETADGFLAVTELGFGTVTHRTPESLVRVASAATGARTGPILTVSTVTGTAARADALRARHPGALAEGMEGFGIAEAAAAHGVPVLEIRAISNPVGPRDRAAWRIGDALTALTAAFGNLAPVLESWNAHDAHDAHDR; encoded by the coding sequence GTGGTCCTTCAAGCTGAAGAAGGCGTCCTGACCACGTCTTCCCCACGTGTCCTCGTAGCCACCGCGGTACCCGCCGAACGGGACGCGGTGGCACGGGCGTTCTCCGGAGCCGGCACGAAGGCCGGGGCCGGGACGGGCCTCGAAGGCCTCACGGAGATACGGCTGCCCGGCGCGGCCGTGTGCCGCGCTGCCGCCGGCTGGGATCTGCTCGCCGCCGGGGTCGGCCCGGCCCGTGCCGCCGCCTCCGCCGCGGCCGCCCTCACCGCCGCCGCCCTCGACGGCACCCCCTACGACCTGGTCGTCTCGGCCGGGATCGGCGGCGGCTTCGCGCCGCACGCGCCCGTCGGCTCGCTCGTCGTCGCCGACGCGATCACCGTGGCGGACCTGGGCGCCGAGACCGCCGACGGCTTCCTCGCCGTCACCGAACTGGGCTTCGGCACCGTCACCCATCGCACGCCGGAATCACTCGTGCGGGTCGCGTCCGCGGCCACCGGCGCCCGTACCGGCCCGATCCTCACCGTCTCCACCGTCACCGGCACCGCCGCCCGCGCCGACGCCCTGCGCGCCCGGCACCCCGGCGCGCTCGCCGAGGGCATGGAGGGATTCGGCATCGCGGAGGCCGCCGCCGCGCACGGGGTGCCGGTGCTGGAGATCCGCGCGATCTCCAACCCGGTCGGCCCACGCGACCGCGCCGCGTGGCGCATCGGCGACGCGCTCACCGCACTCACCGCAGCGTTCGGGAACCTCGCCCCCGTACTGGAGAGTTGGAACGCACATGACGCACACGACGCACACGACCGGTG